The nucleotide window GTACCTGGACGGAGGTCGAATCGGAGCTGGAGAACGGAACGCGGACGGCCGTCGTCGCCGTCGGCTCCATCGAACAGCACGGTCCGCACCTGCCGCTCGTCATGGACACGCTGGCCGGCGACGAACTCGCGCGGCGAATCGCGGAGGGCCTCGGCGACGCGCTCGCGGCGCCGACCGTTCGACCGGGATGCTCCGTCACCACATGGAGTTCCCCGGGACGATCACGGTTCCCCCGGAGACGCTGATGGACACCGTTCGGGGGTACTGCCGGTCGCTGGACGAGCACGGCTTCGAGCACATCGCCCTCGTGCCGACCCACGGCGGCAACTTCGCGCCCGTCAACACCGTCGCGCCCGACGTCGCCCGCGAGATCGACGCCAGCGTGATCGCCGTCGCCGACCTCCACGAGCTCATGGCGTTGCAGAACGAGGGGCTGCGCGAGGCTGGACTGGACGAGGAGCCGGTGATCCACGCGGGCGCCGCGGAGACGGCCGTCGTGATGGCGGTGGACGAGGGCCTCGTCCGCATCGACGAACTGGAGGTGGGTCACGAGGGCGAGGTCAGCACCGCCCGGTTGCTCAGCGAGGGGTTCAGGTCGATCACGGAGAACGGCGTCCTCGGAGACCCCCGACAGGCGACTGGGGAGGCCGGCGAGCGCATCCTCGAGCGCGTGACGGAGGCGTACGTCGATCGCATCGAGGCGGAACGGAACGCGGTCTGAGCCCGACTACTCCCCGGCCTCAACCGCCTCGAGTACCTCCACCGGGTCGCCGACGCGGAGTTCCTCCCCGTGCGCGTCGGCCGGAACCGCGGTGTTCACCATCAGCCGGAAGTCGTGGTCAAACCAGTCGCCCCCGCTCCACTCCGGCATCGTCGCCCGCCGCTTCTCGACGAACCGCTCCCTGAACCCCGGGTACTCCTCGCCCGTGTCGGGGTCGCGGGACGGGACGACGCAGCGCTGACACGGGTTGACGCCCTCCAGCCGTGCGTCGCCGACGCGGAAGCCGACCCGCTCGCCGCGCGAGGTGAACAGTCGGTCCTCCGCGAACGGCTCCGGCACAGCGAGTTCGAGGTTCGCGCGGAGCCGCCGTCGCATCCCCTCGACGGTGATCCCGTCGTACCACGACGCCACCTCGCCGAGCGTCCCCGTCGAGATGACCGTCGGGCCGTGGGCCTCGGTGTCGTCGGGGTAGCCGCCGGGTCGCTCCGCGACGAGCGACACCTCGTAGCCGAGGAACTCGCCGAGCCAGTCGGCCATCGCCGCGCGGTCGTCGTCGAGGTGGAACGTCGCGTCGTCCATCCCCGGTGCCGCCAGCCCGACGAGCCTTGCGTCGAGGTCGAACTCGGCGCGGACGCGGTGGATCTCCCGTTCGCGCTTCCCGTTCACGTACTCGCCGTCGGCGTCGAGGACGGCGAACTCCCGGTCCGGGTCGAGCCCGCCGGGCCCGATCCTCGCGGCGTCCACGTCCACGCCGTCGAGGGACTTCACGGGGAACACCCGGATTCGGTCGAGCGTGACGGAGTCGGTCATGTCGCCGAGGACGACACCGTCGTGCTAAAAGGGGGAGGTTGGGGCAACCCGGGTACCCCCGTGGGCCTCGGCGGGTCGAGCGTTCGATTTCGGAGACGCTGACGGACCAGCGGCTCGGCGTTCGGCTCTGAAGAATCGAATTCCGATGCCCCACCGGCGGCCGGTGGCGGGCCTACTCCTCCTCGTCCTCGCTCTCCCCGTCGTCGGGGACGTCGATCCCCTCGAGGAGTTCCTCCATCTCCTCGACGGTGAGCGACTGGTAGCCGTCGTGTTCGGTGATGGTGGCGACGCTGAGATCCCCCGCGTCCAGTTCGTCGTCCGCGGTGAGCAGGGCGCGCAGCGCCAGGTCGATGCCGCCGTCGAGCGAGAGCGATTCGGTCCAGCCCTCCTCGAGGACCTCCTGGATCTCGCCGCGCGAACCGCCGATGGCGGTCGCCTTCCACTCGTGCGGCGTCCCGGACGGATCCGCGCCGAACAGCCGTGGGCTGCCGTTCTCGAGGCCGCCGACGAGCAGCGCGGCGCCGTACGGTCGCGTGCCGCCGCGCTGGGTGTTCTCCTGGATGTGGTCGGTGACGTACTTCGTCAGCGTCTCGACGCCCACCGACTCGCCGTAGCGGAGGCGGTTGCCCTGGGCCATCCGCCGGGCGTAGTCGATGAGCTGTCGGGCGTCGGCGACGTGGCCGGCGCTCGCGGTGCCGACGTGGTCGTCGAGCTTGTGCAGCTTCTCGATAGACTCGGACTCCATCAGCGTCGAGGACGCTCGGGCCTGCGCGGCGAGGACGATGCCGTCCGCCGTCCGTACGCCGACCGAGGGCGCGCCCCGCGAGACCGCCTCCCGCGCGTACTCGACCTGGTAGATCCGCCCGTCCGGCGAGAAGAGCGACGTCCCGCGGTCGTACGCCTGCTGGTCGTTTCCTCTCATCGCGCACCTCCAGCGCTGCTCGTTCTCACGGTATCGGTCATCGAGTTCGGCTATGTGTCGGCGCCGGAAAAAGCCTCCCTAAAGGGAATTGTAGCGACCGCTCACCCATCCACCCGAACGACGTCCGCGTCCGGGGCGTTCCGCTTGACGCTCTCCAACCCCTCGGTGGCCTTCTGCCTGCTCGCGTACCCCTCGCCGGAGTCCGCGATGATCCGTCCGTTGTCGTGGACGAGCCGCCAGCGCCACTCGTCCACGCGATCCTCGTACACCTCGAAGGTCGCCTTGCTACTCATACCAGTACCTGGTGGGTCCGGCCACGTAAGGGCTGGCTGTCTCATCCGTTCGCAGTTATCCCGTCTGCCCGCAGTTATCCCGTCCGCCCGTTCGTCATTGATCCCGATTGGTCGGTGGCCGCGCCGGATCCGTTATCAGTTCACCCGTTCAGGTGGACCGCTCCGCGACGACCTCGCCGCTCGCGTCGCGGAGCGTCACGGTCTCGCCGTCGTTGTTGAGGACGGGGCTCTCCCGGCCCCAGTACCGGTGGCCGTCGGAGTCCTCGCCGGTGCCGACGTGGACGGTCACGGACGCGCCGGCGGCGAGGGTCGTCCCGTCCGCGAAGGTGTACGTGCGTCCGGCGGCCTCGGTGAGCGTCCAGCCACTCAGGTCGACCGCCTCGTCCCCCCGGTTCGTCACGACGACGTACTCGTCGTTCAGGTTCTCGCCGTCGGCGCCCTCGGCGTCGGCGTGCAGTTCCGAGACGACGACGCCGGTTCCCGTCGGCGGCGACGCGGTGGCGGACGCGGTCCTCGTCACGGTCGCCGTGCCTGTCCCGGCGTCGCCGTCGCGGCAGGCCCACAGCCCGCGTCCGTCGTCCATCGCCGCGGACTCGGTCGCGTAGTAGGCGTCGCGCTTCTCGAACGAGGAGTCGTACACCCGCGCCAGGCCGCGACGGATCAACCGGTGGTTGAACTCCCGGCCGTCGTGGTGGACGTAGACGAGCAGGCGGTCGTAGTAGCCCCGTCGCGGCTCGTTGGCGTCGAAGGTGATGGTGACCTCCTCGCCGACGAGTTGCCGCTTCGCGAACGCGCTCGCCCGGTCGCCGTACTCGCGAAGGCACGACCGCCCGGCGTCGGTGTCCGGGACGCCCTCGAACTCGCCCGGCGTGTTCTCGCCGTACACCTCGGGCGTGTCGACCCCGAGCAGGCGGGCCGTGTCGCGCGTCCCGTTCGGGTAGCGGAGCTTCACGGTGTCGCCGTCGACGACCTCGACGACGGTCACCGTGGTCCCATCTGCCGGCGGCGTGCTCGTTCCGGACGTCCCGTCAGTGGCCGTTGCCGGTTCCCCAGTCGGCTGGCCGGGATCGCCCGGCACCGACACGGACGCGCAGCCGGCGAGGACGAGGAGGAGACAGCAGACG belongs to Halorarum halophilum and includes:
- a CDS encoding MOSC domain-containing protein encodes the protein MTDSVTLDRIRVFPVKSLDGVDVDAARIGPGGLDPDREFAVLDADGEYVNGKREREIHRVRAEFDLDARLVGLAAPGMDDATFHLDDDRAAMADWLGEFLGYEVSLVAERPGGYPDDTEAHGPTVISTGTLGEVASWYDGITVEGMRRRLRANLELAVPEPFAEDRLFTSRGERVGFRVGDARLEGVNPCQRCVVPSRDPDTGEEYPGFRERFVEKRRATMPEWSGGDWFDHDFRLMVNTAVPADAHGEELRVGDPVEVLEAVEAGE
- the psmA gene encoding archaeal proteasome endopeptidase complex subunit alpha, with translation MRGNDQQAYDRGTSLFSPDGRIYQVEYAREAVSRGAPSVGVRTADGIVLAAQARASSTLMESESIEKLHKLDDHVGTASAGHVADARQLIDYARRMAQGNRLRYGESVGVETLTKYVTDHIQENTQRGGTRPYGAALLVGGLENGSPRLFGADPSGTPHEWKATAIGGSRGEIQEVLEEGWTESLSLDGGIDLALRALLTADDELDAGDLSVATITEHDGYQSLTVEEMEELLEGIDVPDDGESEDEEE
- a CDS encoding HVO_2922 family protein; amino-acid sequence: MSSKATFEVYEDRVDEWRWRLVHDNGRIIADSGEGYASRQKATEGLESVKRNAPDADVVRVDG
- a CDS encoding lamin tail domain-containing protein, which gives rise to MGRPRAAVVCCLLLVLAGCASVSVPGDPGQPTGEPATATDGTSGTSTPPADGTTVTVVEVVDGDTVKLRYPNGTRDTARLLGVDTPEVYGENTPGEFEGVPDTDAGRSCLREYGDRASAFAKRQLVGEEVTITFDANEPRRGYYDRLLVYVHHDGREFNHRLIRRGLARVYDSSFEKRDAYYATESAAMDDGRGLWACRDGDAGTGTATVTRTASATASPPTGTGVVVSELHADAEGADGENLNDEYVVVTNRGDEAVDLSGWTLTEAAGRTYTFADGTTLAAGASVTVHVGTGEDSDGHRYWGRESPVLNNDGETVTLRDASGEVVAERST